In a genomic window of Helianthus annuus cultivar XRQ/B chromosome 10, HanXRQr2.0-SUNRISE, whole genome shotgun sequence:
- the LOC110882334 gene encoding uncharacterized protein LOC110882334 yields MVMLTLRLITVKRSTDDDQLPPLVVVEPPPVSMSQSHSTHRSIETLVVVLAVITIVVVIAGFIARLCGGRHSGGDGEVEGCIESSCRSCIDAGVSSAPQPPPPVVVAEAAPPPKEEAKEEVKK; encoded by the coding sequence ATGGTAATGTTAACGTTAAGACTGATAACAGTAAAAAGAAGTACCGACGATGACCAGCTACCACCGCTGGTAGTGGTGGAACCACCACCAGTTTCCATGTCACAGAGCCACTCAACTCACCGGTCAATCGAGACGCTGGTGGTGGTACTGGCGGTGATAACCATTGTTGTGGTGATAGCAGGGTTCATTGCACGGTTATGTGGAGGAAGACATTCTGGAGGTGATGGTGAAGTTGAAGGCTGTATAGAAAGTAGCTGCAGAAGTTGCATTGATGCAGGTGTTTCTTCTGCACCACAACCGCCGccgccggtggtggtggcagaAGCTGCTCCGCCGCCGAAAgaagaagcaaaagaagaagTCAAGAAATGA